A genomic stretch from Podospora pseudoanserina strain CBS 124.78 chromosome 3, whole genome shotgun sequence includes:
- a CDS encoding hypothetical protein (EggNog:ENOG503NXTB), with product MAASKYNTLPAGQADDDTPDQHGQRPPFSPDSFASRLSPTSQSTSTSLASPAQSPNPMAHASLAEKTFTPLSMNESDYLSDHSATDRLLRKKSSFSLEHESMLSTSNTSRGETFLQVGSAIGRSNSVSSTSSATAAGRGVTVVSSMVQSFEALHAAVVEKERELAAKKSSASLRPSLGPVSRTTSPAPNADLTDASQHQHQHQQHLGSSLGGAVGATDTTIVPQTTAACSNPDPPAQNAKAAPESPICSPISVTAQTPLIRPTPSTIPSPTTSIESPLPRTSSTASISLTHPTPDLNKRSQSGAYLGNIAALEATAERLSMTSSIEVAIREEHNELKRSESRKSSILQRASGTSAGSESGSALHLGSRKNSVVETNNAARFGGYVMSPQHSLSGASARLRAGSKASSSGLPAPESVALSSSLDNGEDFPFMSRSGPGKASTRSAASKLSLAEIAELEHPTALTRDAMDRADLGVPDNDEEEERRILASAHQYIEPEFADEGEGARTPQNENQTFLDDPAPRLQLHQPDQYSQYWDQNNDQARRPTTAASVTTFDQAQTAFGDFDGVHCDPEADQFVPHQEPELPPPRSQQQPQHHGINTSLGPRPTSYFDPSTGQQMLYYPAPVPAMLNLPPKLSKKPKAGPRTARRSQVMSAMPMVTTRESRVWLPDPTHTVGGGSQHNVPLMPELLGGDYAPQTSNADELAPPQAPALASGHSRHASEASTIHPAAPVVEEQREFRRPQRLTDNRKSRATVLDGLPPQLRASAFFELPSTHLPKIEVKDGSAMATLDSILDASAAAPVSAFTDHAFAGALGDEVYGTEKKRKLKKPPKKSDAEPVEEVVAKPKRKTLVKRNSSSALLDYENEPKKRSSRFSLFPSRDDDDDSDDDDERIRRNGDRSPGDGPLQSPNPLAPGADEESSEQSSDESSENERSVYRGPPTTLLAELQIRKRQNQQRVKDGTQLPRGQHGTTLLELDAVAQVEQKTRKGKRVNLAWEDPSANPYQGSDMDDEDVPLGMLALAKATGDGTNRSTMDIGALMSEVNRPLGLMERREIEDNEPLSRRRERLQGRDSGHVPLSLDLIQKRMSHMPLTQTNGAPIGLMGMRSQSRLNLQLPQEERPVSMMGANADESDPEVEGETLAARKARLAAENLLPRTRPVSGMFSAELLSQFGGADEEAADAKSKGVSNEAAAVVDVPEEEETLGQRRRRLQAEREAREREMAAGGGIYPPRAATPVGLFPSVSGLQANPQARPLSMANMLGAHPIDTPMGHMNPLEQARLNREAEAMRVQQEQELRMAALRAQMPTSLVAVSSGGRSGGYMNGMFNNGMGGHAVGQAGAAGMSLGYGNGSNLSLLTPQQPMMHGGGIPMNGVYGGGYGMQVPGQVGQVGQVDMVERWRQGVLP from the coding sequence aTGGCGGCGTCAAAATATAACACTCTGCCGGCCGGCCAGGCTGATGACGACACGCCTGATCAACACGGCCAGCGCCCGCCGTTTTCCCCAGATTCCTTCGCCTCGCGCCTCTCGCCAACGTCGCAGTCCACCTCGACCAGCCTGGCCTCGCCCGCCCAGTCGCCCAATCCCATGGCCCATGCGAGCTTGGCCGAAAAGACGTTTACTCCCCTCTCCATGAACGAAAGCGATTACCTGTCGGACCACTCGGCCACCGACCGCCTGCTGAGAAAAAAGtcgtccttctccctcgAACACGAATCGATGCTGAGCACCTCCAACACTTCCAGAGGCGAAACGTTTCTGCAGGTGGGCAGTGCCATTGGCAGAAGCAACAGTGTCAGCAGCACGTCCAGTGCCACGGCAGCTGGCCGGGGCGTGACGGTTGTCAGCTCCATGGTCCAATCGTTTGAAGCCCTGCACGCGGCAGTGGTTGAGAAAGAACGAGAACTGGCGGCCAAAAAGAGCAGTGCCAGTCTTCGCCCGTCTCTCGGTCCGGTGTCAAGGACAACATCGCCAGCTCCAAATGCAGACCTGACAGACGCaagccagcaccagcaccagcaccagcaacacctGGGGTCCAGTCTTGGCGGGGCTGTTGGCGCCACCGATACGACCATCGTGCCGCAGACAACCGCTGCATGCTCAAATCCCGACCCCCCAGCGCAAAATGCGAAGGCCGCCCCTGAGTCCCCGATCTGCTCCCCGATTTCAGTGACGGCCCAGACGCCCCTGATCCGACCGACTCCCTCGACAAttccttctcccaccacctcgatCGAATCGCCATTGCCCCGAACCTCTTCCACCGCGAGCATCAGCCTGACACACCCCACCCCAGACCTCAACAAGCGATCGCAGTCGGGCGCCTACCTCGGCAACATTGCCGCCCTCGAAGCCACGGCCGAGCGCCTGTCCATGACCAGTTCCATCGAAGTCGCCATTCGCGAAGAGCACAACGAGCTCAAGCGGTCCGAGAGTCGGAAGTCGTCGATTCTTCAACGTGCGAGTGGTACCTCAGCTGGTTCCGAGTCTGGTTCGGCATTGCATCTCGGAAGCAGAAAGAACTCGGTGGTGGAAACGAACAACGCAGCCCGTTTTGGCGGTTATGTCATGAGTCCCCAACATTCCTTGTCTGGCGCGTCGGCCCGTCTCCGCGCTGGCAGCAAGGCCAGCTCCAGTGGCTTGCCAGCTCCGGAGTCCGTTGCGCTTTCGTCTAGCCTAGACAACGGCGAGGACTTTCCATTCATGTCTCGGAGTGGACCAGGAAAAGCGTCAACGAGAAGTGCAGCCAGCAAGCTGTCCCTTGCCGAGATTGCCGAACTGGAACACCCAACAGCCCTGACGCGGGATGCCATGGACCGAGCCGACCTGGGAGTGCCGGacaacgacgaggaggaggagaggcgcATACTAGCGAGTGCCCACCAATATATCGAGCCAGAGTTTGCcgatgaaggggaaggagcgCGCACACCCCAGAATGAGAACCAAACCTTTCTGGATGATCCCGCCCCGCGGCTGCAGCTCCACCAGCCCGACCAGTACTCGCAGTATTGGGACCAGAATAATGACCAGGCGAGAAGACCAACGACGGCCGCTTCCGTTACCACGTTTGATCAAGCTCAGACAGCGTTTGGTGACTTTGACGGCGTCCACTGTGACCCCGAAGCCGACCAGTTTGTGCCTCACCAGGAGCCTGAGCTGCCTCCGCCTCGgtcacaacagcaaccgcagCACCATGGCATCAACACTTCGTTGGGGCCCCGCCCGACATCGTACTTTGACCCATCTACCGGGCAGCAGATGCTCTACTACCCAGCTCCGGTCCCCGCCATGCTCAATCTGCCACCAAAGCTGTCCAAAAAGCCCAAGGCGGGACCCAGAACCGCGAGGCGGTCCCAGGTTATGAGTGCGATGCCGATGGTGACAACGCGGGAATCACGGGTGTGGCTTCCTGATCCGACTCATACTGTGGGCGGAGGTAGCCAGCACAACGTGCCCCTCATGCCGGAACTCCTCGGCGGAGATTACGCTCCCCAGACATCAAATGCCGACGAGCTGGCGCCACCACAAGCGCCCGCCCTTGCTTCGGGCCACTCCAGGCACGCGTCCGAGGCGAGCACCATCCATCCGGCTGCCCCTGTTGTGGAAGAGCAACGAGAATTCCGTCGTCCTCAACGCTTGACCGACAACCGCAAATCCCGGGCGACTGTATTGGACGGCTTGCCACCGCAGCTCCGTGCAAGCGCCTTTTTCGAGCTGCCCTCTACCCATCTCCCCAAGATTGAGGTCAAGGACGGATCTGCCATGGCGACGCTCGACAGTATCCTCGACGCCTCGGCCGCTGCGCCCGTCAGCGCTTTTACCGACCACGCCTTTGCCGGGGCCTTGGGTGATGAGGTGTATGGGACTGAGAAGAAGCGCAAATTAAAGAAGCCGCCCAAGAAGTCCGACGCAGAgcctgtggaggaggtggtggccaaGCCAAAACGAAAGACACTTGTCaaaaggaactcgagctcgGCTCTGCTTGACTACGAGAACGAACCGAAGAAGAGATCTAGTCGGTTTTCCCTTTTCCCGAGCagagacgatgacgacgacagcgatgacgatgacgagcgGATCAGACGAAATGGTGATCGTTCACCCGGCGATGGCCCTCTGCAgtctcccaaccccctcgccccGGGTGCCGACGAAGAGTCCAGTGAACAATCCAGCGACGAGTCTAGTGAGAACGAAAGGTCTGTCTACAGAGGCCCGCCCACGACGCTGCTCGCAGAGTTGCAGATCCGGAAGCGCCAGAATCAGCAGCGAGTCAAGGACGGCACCCAGCTTCCCCGCGGCCAGCACGGCACCACTCTTCTTGAACTGGACGCTGTTGCTCAGGTGGAACAGAAGACCAGGAAGGGCAAGCGTGTTAATCTCGCCTGGGAGGACCCAAGCGCCAATCCGTATCAAGGCTCCGACatggacgacgaggacgtgCCGCTGGGCATGCTGGCGCTTGCCAAGGCCACTGGTGACGGAACCAACAGGTCAACCATGGACATTGGCGCTCTCATGAGCGAGGTGAATCGCCCCCTTGGCTTGATGGAGCGTCGGGAAATCGAAGACAACGAGCCCCTCAGTCGCCGCCGCGAGAGGTTGCAGGGCAGAGACAGCGGCCATGTTCCGTTGTCTCTGGACCTTATTCAGAAGCGAATGAGCCACATGCCGCTCACACAAACAAACGGCGCTCCCATTGGGTTGATGGGTATGCGATCCCAGTCGAGGCTCAATCTTCAGCTTCCCCAAGAAGAACGACCAGTCTCCATGATGGGCGCCAACGCAGACGAGAGTGATCctgaggtggagggggagacgCTGGCTGCCCGCAAAGCACGACTGGCAGCCGAAAACCTTTTGCCGCGCACCCGTCCTGTCAGCGGCATGTTCTCGGCCGAGCTTCTCAGCCAGTTTGGCGGCGCcgacgaggaggctgccgacGCCAAGAGCAAAGGAGTGAGCAATGAGGCTgccgcggtggtggatgtgcccgaggaagaagagacgTTGGGCCAGCGAAGACGCAGACTACAAGCCGAGAGAGAGGCACGGGAGCGCGAGATGGCTGCTGGAGGCGGCATATATCCACCTCGTGCTGCTACGCCCGTTGGACTTTTCCCAAGCGTGAGCGGCCTGCAAGCCAACCCTCAAGCCCGCCCGCTCTCCATGGCCAACATGCTTGGTGCTCATCCCATCGATACCCCCATGGGTCACATGAACCCCCTCGAGCAAGCGCGCCTGAACCGGGAGGCCGAAGCAATGAGGGTGCAGCAGGAGCAAGAACTCCGAATGGCAGCGCTCCGAGCTCAGATGCCCACAAGTCTGGTTGCCGTCTCGTCTGGGGGCAGGAGTGGCGGATACATGAATGGCATGTTCAACAACGGAATGGGGGGGCACGCTGTGGGCCAGGCCGGCGCTGCTGGGATGAGCCTAGGCtacggcaacggcagcaaccTGAGCTTGCTGACGCCGCAACAACCAATGAtgcatggtggtggcattCCGATGAATGGTGTTTATGGGGGTGGATACGGGATGCAAGTACCTGGCCAAGTGGGCCAAGTGGGACAGGTTGATATGGTGGAGCGCTGGCGGCAAGGCGTGTTGCCGTGA
- a CDS encoding hypothetical protein (EggNog:ENOG503PNK3), with protein sequence MDGAESYVHPLLSVMSFDDEFKLRANWVNKLSSQEQSSRSPSPSSVTPSEGSSTNFCEYAASTTSSWATSAGPGTEYGFHEEEEVKPGANELPKIPPQRPETPADRLNRSLGRSHSPSLPSSLRKSFSAADREGDEADEIDEDVESDFDADESGCETARLDEEDDEQEDNSDQDDDDDEWSGENGNLESLVISAVDKDYSLAAFLIPLLHRDFNLALKSKVENWRCAASHAGAGDGAKHESSPANTSPSQGSGSGPSRKRRRTDSDEGARDGRDKDQDEEDQKDPGGGKMGPPSTPLSGNTREPLLACPFHKRDPIKYNVHGDAGSGKKHRYRPCTGPGFKSIQRLKEHLKRTHSPVQCERCKETFNPGKGVDRAESLNKLAEHRKSEVPCPLRDASLKEGVDEVQWAMLDKQNRKKNQEVHRVEKWFEIWDVLFPEVARPESPWHEIPSSFTSGTPKDGEEYFVDLFFNILDHKIQQGDIPLPGSDPADPNSSNNRNLDLLRDRLKTVVQNTFRMYVSIRENLSPETSSSQSQSLSHGHNRQPSSTYRSTGTGSLSASLLQPPLPSTAPTSVTSGTPQQQQQSPAATYLPPGAAYGMAHSQFMPAVSPAAFTGMADDGTATAMTASPYFFHAGNNMFTPQGYWLHQVPAAANHPHAVSFPHQGHLQTAAETWLNWGHAGGDGEQ encoded by the exons ATGGACGGAGCCGAATCATACGTTCACCCTCTGCTGTCCGTAATGAGCTTCGATGATGAGTTCAAATTGCGCGCAAACTGGGTGAACAAATTGAGCTCACAGGAGCAGTCATCAAGATCCCCCAGTCCAAGCAGCGTCACTCCGTCAGAAGGCAGCTCGACCAACTTTTGCGAGTACGCCGCCTCCACAACAAGCAGCTGGGCGACCTCGGCCGGACCAGGGACGGAATATGGGTttcatgaagaagaggaggtcaagCCTGGGGCCAACGA ATTGCCCAAGATTCCACCCCAGCGTCCAGAAACACCAGCAGACCGATTAAACCGATCCCTTGGCCGAAGTCACTCGCCGAGTCTTCCCAGCTCTTTACGAAAATCATTCTCGGCTGCTGACAGAGAAGGCGATGAGGCAGACGAGATCGACGAAGATGTCGAGTCGGATTTCGATGCCGATGAGAGCGGGTGTGAGACAGCCCGGCtcgatgaagaggacgatgaaCAGGAGGATAATTCCGAccaggatgatgacgatgacgaatGGAGTGGTGAAAACGGGAATCTAGAGTCTCTTGTGATCTCGGCTGTGGACAAGGACTATTCTCTGGCAGCCTTTTTGATTCCGCTGCTTCACCGCGACTTCAACTTGGCTCTCAAGAGTAAAGTGGAAAACTGGCGATGTGCAGCATCTCATGCCGGAGCAGGGGATGGAGCCAAACACGAGTCCTCCCCGGCCAATACTTCGCCGTCCCAGGGTTCGGGTTCGGGTCCGTCTCGCAAAAGGAGGCGTACAGACTCGGACGAAGGGGCAAGGGACGGCCGAGACAAGGAtcaagacgaagaagaccaaAAGGACCCTGGAGGCGGCAAAATGGGacctccttccacccctctCAGCGGAAACACTCGCGAGCCGCTGCTGGCTTGTCCGTTTCACAAACGGGATCCAATCAAATATAATGTCCACGGCGATGCCGGGTCTGGCAAGAAGCATCGGTACAGACCTTGTACAGGGCCAGGGTTCAAATCTATCCAGCGACTAAA GGAACATCTCAAGCGAACACATTCTCCCGTCCAATGCGAAAGATGCAAAGAAACATTCAACCCAGGAAAGGGGGTAGACCGTGCAGAATCCCTCAACAAGCTAGCCGAGCACCGCAAGAGCGAGGTCCCCTGTCCTCTTCGGGACGCCTCTCTCAaagaaggggttgatgaagTTCAGTGGGCCATGCTGGACAAGCAGAACCGAAAGAAGAACCAAGAGGTGCACCGGGTGGAGAAGTGGTTTGAGATTTGGGACGTTTTGTTCCCAGAGGTTGCCCGGCCAGAAAGCCCATGGCACGAGATACCCTCTTCGTTCACCTCGGGAACCCCAAAGGACGGCGAGGAATACTTTGTCGATCTCTTTTTCAACATCCTCGACCACAAGATCCAACAAGGTGACATCCCCCTACCCGGCTCTGACCCTGCCGACCCCAATTCATCCAACAATCGCAACCTGGATCTCCTCCGGGACCGCCTCAAGACCGTCGTCCAAAACACCTTTCGGATGTACGTCTCGATACGCGAGAACCTGTCCCCAGAGACATCGTCCAGTCAAAGCCAGAGCCTCAGTCACGGCCACAACCGCCAGCCCTCATCAACCTACCGGTCAACCGGCACGGGCAGTCTCAGCGCGTCACTTCTCCAGCCGCCATTACCTTCCACCGCACCAACTTCAGTCACCAGCGGaactcctcagcagcagcaacaaagcCCCGCGGCCACCTATCTTCCGCCGGGGGCTGCGTATGGGATGGCTCACTCCCAATTCATGCCTGCCGTGTCCCCGGCGGCATTTACGGGAATGGCAGACGACGGGACAGCCACAGCCATGACGGCAAGCCCCTATTTCTTCCACGCGGGCAACAACATGTTTACGCCACAGGGATACTGGCTTCATCAAGTCCCGGCCGCGGCCAATCACCCGCATGCCGTGTCGTTTCCGCACCAGGGGCATCTCCAGACCGCAGCTGAGACGTGGCTGAACTGGGGACAtgctggtggagatggggagcaGTGA
- a CDS encoding hypothetical protein (EggNog:ENOG503PXM9), with the protein MLFQALILGIAALEHIHGLPTSASQPVGARQYYPDPDDPSLPPSPEDCLRLSFSEPAWSIYDPALLSVNVSDGGTQGDIRFYTRNVATGQHADCRVTNIELNPKGAQLETWHNCNVTDLQFQFLLDDFQVRLRGGWKCTDSDLSFHGQGVWEEPVVQGCLEEWNTPRGQETLCIMGGSYVAATLTSPMDLQPQWPLLPYTPFERAWRCVDRSWDPEFTVHSLEYQHREGSYEFTLDLENHSSGERTVCKSETLDEKGLPTDGSTPWVKCLAENATLDVLLDRTYDILGIRQEWKCSDNVKDIEPEDYRATGLIQARLDCAKPTDKKHKDYTCTLPAALPLTFTGYPAIDKTVLPPFPHTFYNRSCTINSISNTHTLTLNEYKIETADDGKLEGTFSFYNPGPGETWSLSKIPVLNDATWHECTPGKGTELPWQLARCSYALSLHEKSPEIRFDLAWYCDDRDPSNAILFEASAQADLTGKTACQGGICQFPSGITEVALQVTNLTWETGHGVMQKGPILPWV; encoded by the exons ATGCTGTTTCAAGCACTGATTCTTGGCATCGCTGCCCTCGAGCACATCCACGGCCTTCCAAcctcagccagccaaccTGTGGGAGCCCGTCAGTACTATCCGGATCCCGACGACCCATCTCTTCCCCCGTCTCCTGAAGATTGCCTCAGGCTATCCTTCAGCGAGCCAGCGTGGTCCATCTACGATCCCGCACTGCTGTCAGTGAATGTCTCAGATGGAGGCACTCAAGGCGATATTCGCTTCTACACCAGAAACGTCGCTACTGGCCAACATGCAGATTGCAGAGTGACCAATATCGAACTCAACCCAAAGGGCGCCCAGTTGGAAACATGGCACAACTGCAATGTCACAGACTTGCAATTCCAGTTTCTTCTCGATGACTTTCAGGTGAGACTGAGGGGTGGATGGAAGTGCACTGACTCTGA CCTGAGTTTCCACGGACAAGGTGTCTGGGAAGAACCTGTCGTTCAAGGTTGTCTGGAAGAGTGGAATACACCTCGTGGTCAAGAGACGCTTTGCATCATGGGAGGATCATATGTCGCTGCCACGCTGACTAGTCCGATGGATCTACAACCTCAATGGCCCCTGCTTCCCTACACACCTTTTGAGAGGGCGTGGAGATGCGTCGATCGCTCATGGGATCCCGAGTTTACTGTCCACAGCTTGGAATACCAGCATCGCGAGGGTTCATACGAGTTTACTCTGGATCTTGAGAATCATTCCAGCGGCGAAAGGACAGTCTGCAAATCCGAGACACTTGACGAGAAGGGCCTACCTACCGATGGCTCAACACCGTGGGTAAAGTGTTTGGCTGAGAATGCCACGCTCGACGTTCTGCTGGACAGGACGTATGATATTCTGGGGATTCGCCAAGAGTGGAAGTGTAGTGACAATGTCAAGGATATTGAGCC AGAAGACTATCGTGCCACGGGATTGATTCAGGCACGCCTTGATTGTGCCAAACCGACAGACAAAAAACACAAAGACTATACTTGCACCCTACCTGCCGCATTACCATTGACATTTACTGGATATCCTGCCATCGACAAAACCGTGCTCCCGCCTTTCCCTCACACTTTCTACAACAGAAGTTGCACAATCAACTccatcagcaacacccaCACTCTTACCTTGAACGAGTACAAGATTGAAACGGCCGATGACGGAAAACTCGAGGGGACTTTCAGTTTCTATAATCCTGGGCCCGGAGAAACGTGGAGCCTTTCCAAGATTCCTGTGCTCAACGATGCAACTTGGCATGAGTGCACCCCTGGGAAGGGAACAGAACTGCCTTGGCAATTGGCCAGATGCAGTTATGCACTTTCTTTGCACGAAAAGTCGCCCGAAATCCGGTTTGATCTGGCATGGTACTGTGATGATCGCGATCCAAGTAATGC CATCTTGTTCGAAGCCAGCGCTCAAGCAGACTTGACTGGCAAAACTGCCTGCCAAGGCGGAATTTGCCAGTTCCCCTCAGGGATAACAGAGGTGGCACTCCAGGTTACAAATTTGACGTGGGAAACCGGGCATGGAGTCATGCAGAAGGGCCCAATTTTACCCTGGGTATAG